The Nitratidesulfovibrio sp. SRB-5 genomic sequence TCGGTCATCGAGATCATGACCGACGGCACGCGACTGGCCCCGCCTTTCCGGCGCGATGCCCTGGCCCTGCCCACCCGGCACCTGCCCAAGTACGACCACCTGGACAAGCGGCACTTCGTCAAGTAGCTGCCGCTGCCGCTGTTGCGATGCCCGGCCTTGCGCGCCGGGCATCGCCCCGCATCGGGATATGGAAAAAGACAGGCCCGCCCCTTTGGGGCGGGCCTGTCGCATTGTGGGGCGGCTGACCGCATCCGATCCGCCCATGCCGCCGGTAAGTCAGCTCCCCTGCCTGTCGCGCGAACGCACGGCATGGACGCCGTGCTTCTTCATTTTCTCGTACAGCGTGGCCCGCGAAACCCCCAGCGCGGATGCGGCCCTGGTGACATTGCCGCCCTGCTCGCGCAGGGCATTTTCAATGAGAGCGGCTTCGTTGTGGGCCAGAATGCCCGCAAGGTCGCTCCTGTCCTGCGGCAGCGGACAAGGCGCCACAGGGCCGGTGTGGGCCGGGCGTATTTCCGGGGGCAGGGCGCAGACGTCTATGGCGCTGCCTTCGCGCATGGTGGCGGCATGCAGGATGGCGTTGTGCAGTTGCCGGATGTTGCCGGGCCACTGGAACGATTGCAGCGCGGACACGGCGGCGGGGGTAAAGGTTACGCCCTCGTGGCCCATGCGTGTCAGGAAATGATGTGCCAGGGGCAGGATGTCCTCCTTCCTTTCACGCAGCGAGGGAATCTCTATGATGAAGGTATTGATGCGATAATACAGGTCTTCACGGAACGTTCCGGCGTGGACCATGTCCTTGATGTTCCGGTTGGTGGCCGCAATGAGCCGAAAGTCCACGGGTTCCGCCGTTACCGCGCCCACGCGGCAGATGGTGCGGCTTTCCAGCACGCGCAGCAGCTTTGCCTGCGCCTGAAGGGGCATGTCGCCTATTTCGTCCAGAAACAGGGTTCCGCCGTCTGCCAGCTCTATCTGGCCCATTTTCCCGCTGTGATGGGCGCCGGAAAAGGCACCGCGCACGTAGCCGAACAGTTCGGATTCGAAGAGATCCTTTGGAATGGCGGCGCAGTTGATGCTGACCAGCGGTCCGGCGGCGCGCGTGCTTTCGGCGTGCAGCGCGTGGGCCGCCAGTTCCTTGCCCGTGCCGGTGGCGCCCAGGACAAGGACCGGCGCATCCATGCGGGCGTAGCTGCGCAGGCGGTCCTTGAGCTGGTGCATGGAGGCGCTTTCGCCTTTCAGGCTGGCGAGCGAATACTGGGCATGCAGGGTGGCCGCCATGCGTCGCTTGTACTGGCTGAGCTTGTGCCCCAGCTGCTCTATCTTGTTGGAAAGGCGCTTCAGTTCGCTGGGGTCATTGAAGATGGCCTGCGAGATCATGCCGACGAGCACCCCCTCGGCATCGCGCACGGGAATGCGGTTGACCACCAGCTTCTGATCGGCCCGGGGACCGGGGATGCTGCACAGGTCGCCCATTTCGGCCTGGCCCGTGGTCATTACTTCCGGCGCGCGCGACGAGGGAATGACCTCGGTAATGTTCCTGCCGATGATGTCGTGGGGGCGCTTGCCCAGCAGTTCCGCATAGGCCTTGTTGGCAAACCGGATCACGTAGTCGGCGTCGCAATACAGAATGCCCATGGGTAAATGGTCGAATACCAGAAAAGTGACTGCGTCGTTGGCTATGGCATCATGCGTTTTGGACATGCGTAATCCTGTTGACGGTGTGGCTTTACATTGCGTTCCAGGAAGCACATGTGCATGTGGGGAACGCGAGTGGCTACTGCTGTTCTTGCGGTTTTTTTGCCGCGCGTTCACCAGTTGTTCGCGCAGACGTATGGTAAACCGACACTATTCTGAAAAAATGTCTGGGAGTCTGGACGGTTTTTGGTGCCCCGTGTCCGGGTGCTGTTGGATTCGAGTTGTGGCGGTACGGGCAACTTGCCAGCTTCACAAGATATTTTCAGTTTGTTCTAAAAATCTCAAGCGACGGCATGTCGGTTGCAACTTACTCGCCCAGAACGCGCCGCCCCTGGCCGGGGGGACGCACGTTGCGGAAAGACATGAAGGATACGGTGCCATGAAAACAGGGTGGACTGTATCGTGTCGGTCATGGGCATGTGATGCACATGGTCGATGATGGAAAACCATGTAGCACAAGGAGAGAATCCATGAAAAGAGCAGCCATGCTGGTAGCCGCGCTCCTCATGACCGTCGCGTTGGCGGCACCTGTACAGGCGGCCTACGATGGTCCCAAGATCAAGTTCCGCCTGGCGCACACCACGCCTCCCGGCAACCATATTACCCTTGCCTACCAGAAGTTTGCCGACCTGGTGGCGGAAAAGTCCGGCGGAAAGATCACCGTGCAGGTGTTCCCCAACGCCATTCTGGGCAGCGACCGCGTGCTGGTGGAAGGGGCGCAGAAGGGCACGCTGGAAATCGGCGTCAGCTCTACCCCGAACCTTGCCAACTTCTCCAAGCTGTATTCGGTGTTCGATCTGCCCTACATCACCTCGCCCAAGTTTCAGAAAAGCCTGTACGCCGCCATCGATCCGGGCGGCACGCTGAACGACTACTTCCTGAAGGTGGCCAATGACGTGGGCCTGCAACCCATCATGTACGCGGAATACGGCTACCGCCACTTCGTGTCCGTGAAGCGCCCGCTGGGCAAGGCCTCGGACCTTGCGGGGCTGAAGATGCGCACCACCGATTCGCCCGTGGAAGTGGGCGTGGCCAAGGCGTTGAACACCAACCCGTCGCCCATCGCCTGGGGCGAAGTGTATACCGCCCTGCAACAGGGCACCATCGACGCCGAAGGCAACACCTTTCCCCATCTGTTCGGCGCCAAGCACCATGAAGTGCTGAAGTACGCCATCACTTCCGCGCACAACTACTGCATGCAGGTGGCCATGGCCAACAAGGCATGGTGGGATGGGCTGCCCGACGCCGCCAAGCAGGTCATCAACGCGGCCGCCCGCGAGGCCACCCAGTATCAGCGCGATGTGCTGTACCCCGAAAACGAAAAGGCCGCCCGCGAAGGCTTCATCAAGGCCGGCATCACCATTCACGATGCCACGGACGCGGAAATCGACGAATTCCGGAAGCTGACCCGCCCGGTGTGGGACACCGTGACCCTGCCGGCCGATCTGATCAAGCTCGTGCAGGACACGCAGAAGTAGCATTGCGCGTTCGGCCCGAAGGGGGGAGGGGCGAGCCTCCCCCCTGTTCTTTTGCCTGCCCGCCATCTTCCGGAGACCATGCACATGTCTGAAAGAAACACATTTTCCTGGGCAACCGCCAACGAGTGGCTGGAAAAACCCTTCCTGGTAGCGGGGCTGATGGTCATGATCCTGGCCATCACCTACCAGACGGGCTTCCGCTATTCCATGGCCACGATCAACGAAATGCTCAACGACGCGGGAACGGTGGCCTTCCTGGCCCGGTTCGTCGACGTCGAGG encodes the following:
- a CDS encoding sigma-54 interaction domain-containing protein, giving the protein MSKTHDAIANDAVTFLVFDHLPMGILYCDADYVIRFANKAYAELLGKRPHDIIGRNITEVIPSSRAPEVMTTGQAEMGDLCSIPGPRADQKLVVNRIPVRDAEGVLVGMISQAIFNDPSELKRLSNKIEQLGHKLSQYKRRMAATLHAQYSLASLKGESASMHQLKDRLRSYARMDAPVLVLGATGTGKELAAHALHAESTRAAGPLVSINCAAIPKDLFESELFGYVRGAFSGAHHSGKMGQIELADGGTLFLDEIGDMPLQAQAKLLRVLESRTICRVGAVTAEPVDFRLIAATNRNIKDMVHAGTFREDLYYRINTFIIEIPSLRERKEDILPLAHHFLTRMGHEGVTFTPAAVSALQSFQWPGNIRQLHNAILHAATMREGSAIDVCALPPEIRPAHTGPVAPCPLPQDRSDLAGILAHNEAALIENALREQGGNVTRAASALGVSRATLYEKMKKHGVHAVRSRDRQGS
- a CDS encoding TRAP transporter substrate-binding protein — protein: MKRAAMLVAALLMTVALAAPVQAAYDGPKIKFRLAHTTPPGNHITLAYQKFADLVAEKSGGKITVQVFPNAILGSDRVLVEGAQKGTLEIGVSSTPNLANFSKLYSVFDLPYITSPKFQKSLYAAIDPGGTLNDYFLKVANDVGLQPIMYAEYGYRHFVSVKRPLGKASDLAGLKMRTTDSPVEVGVAKALNTNPSPIAWGEVYTALQQGTIDAEGNTFPHLFGAKHHEVLKYAITSAHNYCMQVAMANKAWWDGLPDAAKQVINAAAREATQYQRDVLYPENEKAAREGFIKAGITIHDATDAEIDEFRKLTRPVWDTVTLPADLIKLVQDTQK